Genomic segment of Streptomyces sp. NBC_01210:
ACGCCGGAACACCGGGTCATGGGGCGAGCCTGAACGACAGGGGGGACCCGGGGTGGGACAGAACAGGGTGCGGGGGGAGGGGACGCGGGATCGCGTCCGGCAGGCCCGTGAGCTGGGATGGGACGACAGCCTGTACGGCGAGGGCGGCGAGGCTCCCAAGGGCCGCACAGGCACGATCGGTCGCCAGGACCGGCATGACCGGCCGGCCGGCGACGACACCGCGACAGCGGAGGACGGCGGTGGTGGCGCTGAGAGCGGCCACCGGCGCGGTGGCCCGAGACGGCGCGGAAAGGGCGGCAAGCGCCGGATACTGCGCTGGGTCGCGGCCGTGGTGTCGCTGCTGATACTCGGCACGGCCGGGGCCGGTTATCTGTACTACGAGCACCTCAACAGCAAGCTCAAGAAGGACGACCTGAACCTCGGCGGCAAGATGCGCGAGCACCAGGCCAACGCCGCGGGTCAGACGCCGCTGAACATCCTGCTGATCGGCTCGGACGCGCGGAACTCCAAGAAGAACCAGGAGCTCGGCGGCGCCAAGGAGACGTTCAACGGCGTGCCGCTCGCGGACGTACAGATGCTGGTGCACGTCTCGGCCGACCGCAGCAACATTTCGGTGATCAGCATGCCGCGCGACACCGTGCTGAAGATCCCGGAGTGCAAGGACCCCGACACCGGCAAGACGTACCGCGCCACCACAGAGGCGCCGACCAACGAGTCGCTGGGCCGTGGCGGACCCGGCTGCACGGTGGCCACCTGGTACGAGCTCACGGGCATCACCATCGACCACTTCATGATGATCGACTTCGCGGGTGTGGTCTCCATGGCCGACGCCATCGGCGGCGTCCCGGTCTGCGTCGAGAAGAACGTCTACTCGCGCAACAAGAAGGGCCAGGGCTCCGGCCTCAAGCTGGAGGCGGGCACACACCCGGTCAAGGGCGAGCAGGCCCTGCAATGGCTGCGTACGCGCTACGGCTTCGAGGACGGCACCGACCTCGCCCGCACACGCGCGCAGCACATGTACATGAACTCGATGGTCCGGGAGCTGCGCAAGAACACCAAGCTCACCGACCCGGCCAAGCTGCGCAACCTCGCCGAGGCCGCCATCGACGCGCTCACCGTCGACAAGGGCATCAACACCGTCAAGGACCTGTACGACCTGGGCGAGGAGCTCAAGAGCGTTCCCACCGGCCGGATCACCATGACCACGATGCCGAACTTCTACTCCACGCGCCACGAGGGGAAGGTCGAGCCCCAGCCCGGCGACGCCGAGCAGCTGTTCCGGCTGGTCCGCGAGGACATTCCGCTGGACGGCAAGGCCCCGAAGAAGCGGCCGACCACCACCCCGGCCGTGTCCAAGGACCCGGCGGCGGCGCCCGGTGAGATCGCGGTGATGGTGCAGAACGGCACCGGGGGCGACGGACAGCTAGCCGAGAAGCGCCGTGCGACGGCGGTCGCCGGGATCCTGACCGGCAAGGGGTACGCCCTGGCCAAGGCCGACAGCACGACCAATCCGCAGAAGAAAACGATCATCCGCTTCTCCAACGCCGAGCTGGAGGGCGATGCGCAGGCGGTCGCCAAGTCCCTCGGGATTCCGCTGACTTCGGTGAAGAAGTCGACCGAGGTCAGCGGCATCACCCTGACCGTCGGCGCGGACTGGCGTCAGGGCGATGCCTATCCGAAGTCCACGGCGCAGCAGGACAACAAGACGCCGACGACGGCGAAGCCCCTGAACGGCGAGGACAAGACGGCGTGCATGCCAGTGCAGCCCGGCTTCACCTGGTAGGTCGTACGCGAAGGGCCCCGGGTACGCGATGCGTGCCCGGGGCCCTTCCTGCGTATCAGGCGGAGGCCGTCCGCACGGCCGGGCGGCGGCTCGCGATGACCTTCCGCGCCAGCGAGCGCGGGCTGGTCAGGAAGCCGTACCCCCACGACATGTGCATGGTGGCCAGCGCGACGGGGATCTGCAGTCGCGCCTTCAGCGACAGGCCCCTGCCCGCGGGGACGGATCCGGCCGCGATCGCGGCCAGATAGCCGGCCGGCACCACAAGGCCCCATGGGGTGAGGGCCACGCCGACCACGAGGCCCGCGGCGATCGCGCAGACGGCGGTCGGCGGGGCGAGGTAGCGGAGGTTGATGGAGCCGGAGTGGTAGCGGGCGACGACATGGCGCCAGCGGCCGTAGTCCTTGTACTGCTTGGCGAGCGCCTTCACAGAAGGCCGCGGCCGGTACTGGACCTTGAGCTCCGGCGAGAACCAGATGAGACCGCCCGCCTCGCGGATACGGAAGTTCAGCTCCCAGTCCTGGGCCCGGATGAACTCCTCGTTGTAGCCGCCCTGTTGCTCCAGCGCCTCGCGCCGGAAGACACCCAGATACACGGTTTCGGCCGGGGCTGCCGCGCCGCCGGTGTGAAAGGCCGCGTTGCCGACACCTATCTTCGAGGTCATGGCGGCGGCGACCGCGTGCTCCCAGTCGTTCTCGCCCTCGGCGTGCATGATGCCGCCGACGTTCTGCGCACCGGTCTCCTCCAGGAGCCGGACGGCGGTGGCGATGTAGTTGGCCGACAGCATGCCGTGCCCGTCGACCCGTACCACGATCGGGTGGCGCGATGCCTTGATGGCGGCATTCAGCGCGGCCGGGGTGCGGCCGGTGGGGTTCGGGACGGTGTGGACGCGGGGGTCCTCCCGTACGAGCTCGGCGGCGATCTCGTCGGTACGGTCCGTGGACGGCCCGAGCGCGATCACCACCTCCATCTCGCCGTCGTACTCCTGCTCGAGGATGTGACGGACGGAGTTACGCAGATGCCGCTCCTCGTTGAGGACCGGCATGATCACGGAGACAGCGGGTGTGGCGTTCATCGGTCGCCACGTTACCGCGAACGGGGGACACGGACGCGCGGCGGCCGGGTCGCTGCCCGTTGCCGCAGATCGTATGGGCCTACGGTGCTCGCGATCCCTGTCACCTGCGGAGGTTTCCCACGTGCCCACGCCGCCCCGCTCCAGCCGTCCGCGGCCGGCCGCTCAGCCCAGGACCAGACGTCCGGCCGGGAGCAGACAGCCGGTCGCGAGCGGGCGGGCGGCCGGGAGCAGACAGCCGGTCGCGAGCAGACGGCCTGCCGAGCGGCCCCGCTGGGGAATGCGGGTGGCGACGTCCCTCTCGGTCCTGGTGCTGGCCGCGGGCGGCATCGGGCATGCGGTGGTGACGAGTCTGGACACCACCGGTATCAGCCGCGTCGACCCGTTCCGGGACATGAAGAACCGGCCCGATGCGGGCCACGGCATGAATCTGCTCGTCGTCGGCACCGACGGGCGCGACAAGATCACACGCGAGGAGAAGCGGAAGTACCGTCTGGGCGGCGCGCCCTGCCGCTGCACCGACACGATCATGCTCGTGCACATCTCGGCGGACCGGGAGCGCGCGAGTGTGGTGAGCCTGCCGCGGGACACCTACACACAGATCCCCGAGCACATCGACGCCACCACCGGCAAGCACCACCAGCCGCACCCGCTGAAGCTCAACGCGGCGTACTCGGAAGGCGGGCCGAACCTGACGGTGCGGACCGTCGAGAACATGACCAAGGTGAAGATCGACCACTATCTGGAGGTCGACTTCACCAGCTTCATGAAGACGGTGGACACGCTGGGTGGGGTGGAGATCTGCAACGCCCGGCCGCTGAAGGACTCGCACACCGGTCTGGATCTCGGCGTCGGCACGCACCGGCTCACCGGCGGTCAGGCGCTGCAGTATGTGCGCTCGCGCTATGTCGACGGGGCGGCGGACCTGGGCCGGATGCAGCGCCAGCAGCGCTTCCTCGCGGCTCTCATCCACCAGGCGAGCAGCAGCGGCGTCCTGCTGAACCCGGTCAAGTTCCGGGATGTCGCCTCGACGATGCTGAACTCCGTACGGGCCGACCGGGGCTTCGGCTCGGACGAAATGCTCGCGCTCGGCAGGGCGATGCGCGGCTTCACACCCGCCTCGTCGGAGTTCACGTCCGTACCCCTCGCCGACACCAGAAAACCGGTCAGGGGCATCGGCTCCACGGTGAAGTGGGACGACGCGAAGTCGAAGAAGCTCTTCCAGACGCTGCGCGAGGACAAGCCGCTCGCCCCGCGCCGGCCGAAGACGCGGAAGGTGACGCTGGTCGATGTGCCGCCGCAGCAGATCCGGGTGCAGATCTTCAACGGCACGCACACCGACGGGCTCGGCAAGCAGGTCGACGCGGCCCTGCGCTCCACCGGCTTCAACACCACCCGCGCCCCGCTGAACGGCAGCAGCCGCGAGGTGCGCCGCACCTATGTGACATACGACCCACGCTGGGACCGTTCGGCGAGGTCGCTCGCGGCCGCGCTGCCGGGGTGCGAGCTGCGCGCGGCCAGGAGGCAGGGGCCGACGATGAAGGTGACGGCGGGGCGGGACTACAAAGGGGTCACGCCGGTGCGGGCGGAGGAGGTGCCCCGGGGCGGGTTCGGAGCGGTCACCGGCGACCAGGTCGTCTGCCGGTGAGAGCCGGTCAGTCCTCGATGCCCTCGGCGGCGCGCTTCTCCCGCAGCTCCTTGATCGCGCGGCGCCGGGCGAGCCGGTGCGTACGGCGGATCTGCGCCTCCTGGTAGCGCCGCCGGTCGCGCTCGGTCTCGGGGATCACGGACGGCACGCGACGGGGCTTGCCGTCGCCGTCGACGGCCGCGAAGACGAGATAGGCACTGCCGACCTGCTGCGCCGGGGTCGACTCGTTCCAGCGCTCGGCCAGGACCCGTACGCCGACCTCCATCGAGGACCGCCCTGTCCAGTTGACCTGGGCCTTCACATGGACCAGATCACCGACCCTGACCGGCTCCAGGAAGACCATCTCGTCCATGGAGGCGGTGACCGCAGGCCCGCCGGAGTGGCGGCCGGCGACCGCGCCCGCCGCGTCGTCCACCAGCTTCATGATCACGCCGCCGTGCACCGTGCCGAGGAGATTGGTGTCACTGCCGGTCATGATGTGGCTCAGGGTGGTACGGGAAGCTGCGGTGGGCTTGCCCGGTATCTCTGGCTCCGGGCGCTGGGCCTGATCTGTCATGCCGCCCACCATATGCCGGGCCACATTGCATCAGCTTCGCAACAGCCCTGGTGCGATTCCTCACCCTCCTTGTGGGGGACGGGGGCTCTCCCTGCACACTGGTCCGCATGAATGACTGGCCCGATGGATGGTCCGACGACCGCGGCAACGGCAACGCAGCCGGCTACGGCCGCGGCAGCGCAGGCCCGCAGCCCGAAGGCGCGCGGGTGATGCGCCATGTCCAGCGCCCGGCCGCACCGCAGCGCGGCGGGGTCCCTCCGCAGTCGCGCGGGTACGACGAAGACTATGACCAGCAGGCGTACGACAGCGGCTACAACACGGGTCAGGTATACGGAGGCGGCGGCCGGGGCGGCGACAACGGCGCTCCCCCGCAGAGCTACCCGCCGCGCCCGGGCGCGGCCCCGGACTGGCGCCGCCGGCTCAAGATCGGTTCGCTGACGCTGGTCGTGCTGCTGCTCGCGGTCTCCATAGGCACGTACTTCTGGGCCGACTCCAAGCTCAAGCGCGAGGTCGACCTCTCCAAGGTCATCGAGCGGCCGGGCGGCGGCGAGGGCACGAACTATCTGATCGTGGGTTCCGACAGCCGTGAGGGCCTGTCCGCCGACGACAAGAAGAAGCTCCACACGGGCTCGGCCGAAGGCAAGCGGACCGACTCGATGATGATCCTGCACGACGGCTCGAACGGCCCGACGCTGATCTCGCTGCCGCGCGACTCGGACGTGGAGATACCGTCCTTCAAGGGCTCGCAGTCGGGGAAGCTCTTCCCGGCGAAGGGGCGGCACACCAAGCTGAACGCCGCGTACGCGGAGGACGGCCCGGAGCTGCTGGTCCGCACGGTCGAGCACAACACGGGCCTGCGCATCGACCACTACGTCGAGATCGGCTTCGCGGGCTTCGCGAACATCGTGGACGCGATCGGCGGTGTCGAGATCGACATCCCGAAGGCCTTCAAGGACAAGAACTCGGGCGCGGACTTCCAGGCGGGCAAGCAGACGCTCGACGGCGAGCAGTCGCTGGCGTTCGTACGGACGCGGTACGCGTTCGCGGGCAGCGACCTGGACCGTACGAAGAACCAGCAGAAGTTCCTCGCGGCCCTGGCGAGCCAGACGGCGACGCCGGGCACGATCCTCAACCCGTTCAAGTTCTACCCGACGATGGGCGCGGGCCTGGACACGCTCATCGTCGACAAGGACATGTCCCTGTGGTCGCTGGGACAGATGTTCTTCGCGATGAAGGGCGTCACGGGCGGCGAGGGCAAGTCCATGAACATGCCGATCTCGGGCAGCACGGGCGGGAACCTGGTCTGGGACAAGGCCAAGGTGAAGCAGCTGGTGCAGCAGCTGAAGAACGACGAGAAGGTCACGGTCACCTCGGACCGCTGACACCTGTCCTCGCTTCGTGAGGCAGCCATGGGCTGCCTCACGGAACGAGGTGCGCGTCATGGCGGAGGACACCCGTACTGGGCCTCGGGCAGCTGGTGGCCGACGGGAAGGCCGACGAGCTCTCCTTGGCCTCCGAGCGAGCCCAGCCGTGAGCGTCGTCCGCCCCAAGAGCGGCGAACAGCCCGGCGAGTCTGTCGATCTCCGTCATGGCCGAGGAAGCTACGGCACAAGGCTGGGATGGCCAGCATGAGGTCCGGAAATAGGCTGAACCGGGCTGATGGGCCGGGAAAGACAGAGGCACCCCGAGGGGTGCCTCTGACCTGCTCTTACAGCTGAGACTTTCAGGCTACGGAAGGTTCCTCGCCATGACGATCCGCTGCACTTGATTCGTACCTTCATAAATCTGCGTGATTTTGGCGTCGCGCATCATGCGCTCGACCGGGTAGTCACGGGTGTAGCCGTAGCCGCCGAGCAGCTGGACGGCGTCCGTGGTGACCTCCATCGCCACGTCGGAGGCGAAGCACTTCGCCGCCGCGCCGAAGAAGGTCAGGTCGCCGTCGACGCGCTGCGACTTGGCGGCCGCCGAGTAGGTGAGCTGACGGGCGGCCTCGAGCTTCATGGCCATGTCGGCGAGCATGAACTGGATGCCCTGGAAGTCGGCGATCGGCTTGCCGAACTGCTTGCGCTCCTGGACATAGCCCTTGGCGTAGTCGAGGGCGCCCTGGGCGATGCCGAGGGCCTGGGCCGCGATCGTGACGCGGGTGTGGTCCAGGGTCTTCATCGCGGTGGCGAAGCCCGTGCCCTCCTCGCCGATCATGCGGTCGGCGGGGATGCGGACGTTGTCGAGGTAGACCTCGCGGGTCGGGGAGCCCTTGATGCCGAGCTTCTTCTCCGGGGCGCCGAAGGAGACACCCTCGTCCGACTTCTCGACGACGAAGGCGCTGATGCCCTTGGAGCGCTTGGTCGGGTCGGTGACGGCCATCACCGTGTAGTACTCGGAGACGCCGGCGTTGGTGATCCAGCGCTTCACGCCGTTGAGGACCCAGAAGTCCCCGTCGCGTACGGCCTTCGTCTTCATGCCGGCGGCGTCGGAGCCCGCGTCCGGCTCAGAGAGGCAGTAGGAGAACATCCCGTCGCCCTGCGCGAGCGGCCCCAGGTACTTCTTCTTGAGGTCTTCGTCACCCGAGAGGATCACAGGGAGGGAGCCGAGCTTGTTCACGGCCGGGATGAGGGAGGAGGACGCGCAGACGCGGGCCACCTCCTCGATCACGATCACAGTCGCCAGCGCGTCGGCGCCGGCGCCGCCGTACTCCTCGGGGACGTGGACCGCGTGCAGATCCGCGGGGACCAGCGCGTCCAGAGCCTCCTGCGGGAAGCGGGCCTGCTCGTCGACCTCGGCGGCGAACGGCGCGATCTTCGCCTCGGCGAGCGAACGGATGGCGTCACGGAGCATGTCGTGCTCTTCGGACGGGCGGTACAGGTCGAAATCAGCCGATCCGGCCAAGGTCTCTCACTCCCCAAGTGACGCTAACTACCGTTAAGTAACCTAATTTTAGAGGGCTCGGCACTGTCACGGATACGTGAGCTTGGCGACAGCGGCAAACCTGCCCTGCGAGGCCCCCGGTTATGCTCGGGCAGCGCACCTGAGCCCGCAATTCAATGGAGCACCGCATGGCCCTCAAGATCACCGTGATCGGCACCGGATATCTCGGCGCCACGCACGCCGCGGCCATGGCGGAGTTGGGCTTCGAAGTGCTCGGCCTCGATGTCGTTCCCGAGAAGATCGAGATGCTTTCGGCCGGCAAGGTCCCCATGTACGAGCCGGGGCTCGAGGATCTGCTCGCCAAGCATGTCGCCGGGATCGAGGGATCGAGCGGCCGGCTGCGTTTCACGACCTCCTGGGAGGAGATCGGGGAGTTCGGCGACGTTCATTTTGTCTGTGTGAACACCCCGCAGAAGCACGGTGAGTACGCCTGCGACATGTCGTACGTGGACCGCGCCTTCGCCTCTCTCGCGCCGCAGCTGAAGCGGCCGGCGCTGGTCGTCGGCAAGTCGACCGTGCCGGTCGGCAGCGCGGCCCGGCTGGCGGAGCTGCTCGTCGAGCTGGCTCCGGTGGGCGTGGACGCGGAGCTGGCGTGGAACCCGGAGTTCCTGCGCGAGGGCTTCGCCGTCCAGGACACGCTGCACCCCGACCGGATCGTGGTCGGGGTGGAGAGCGAGCGCGCGGAGAAGCTGCTGCGCGAGGTGTACGCGACGCCGGTCGGTGAAGGGTCGCCGTTCGTGGTGATGGACTTCCCGACCGCCGAGCTGGTGAAGACCTCCGCGAACTCCTTTCTCGCGACGAAGATTTCGTTCATCAACGCGATGGCGGAGGTGTGCGAGGCCGCGGACGGCGATGTCGTGAAGCTGGCCGAGGCGATCGGTTACGACGAGCGAATCGGGTCCAAGTTCCTGCGGGCCGGGATCGGCTTCGGCGGCGGATGTCTGCCGAAGGACATCCGTGCGTTCATGGCGCGCGCCGGTGAGCTGGGCGCCGACCAGGCGCTGACCTTCCTGCGGGAGGTCGACTCGATCAATATGCGGCGGCGTGGCCACATGGTGGAACTGGCGCGGGACGCGGTGGGCGGTGACTCCTTCCTGGGGAAGCGGGTGGCCGTGCTGGGTGCGACGTTCAAACCGGACTCGGACGACGTACGGGATTCACCGGCGCTGAATGTGGCGGGCCAGATCCATCTGCAGGGCGGCCAGGTGACGGTGTACGACCCGAAGGGCATGGAGAACGCGCGCCGTCTCTTCCCGACGCTGGCCTACGCCGATTCGGCGCTGGACGCGGTGCGTGGCGCGGATGTGGTGCTGCACCTGACGGAGTGGCGCGAGTTCCGCGAGCTGGACGCGGCGGCGCTGGGCGAGGTCGCGACCAGCCGGATCATCCTGGACGGGCGGAACGCGCTGGACGGCGCGCGCTGGCGCGAGGCGGGCTGGACGTACCGGGCGATGGGCCGCCCGCGCGCCTGAGCGGGCGCGGCGGGGGCGATGGCGGGTGGGCCGCTGCGCGACGGTCATGACCAGCCGCGGATCTGATCAGCACGCCGCCGCGTACGGGCTGGCCCCGGGGCGCGGACTGCGCGGTCAGCGCGCTCGCAGCGGGCGGCTCCGCGTGCGGTCGTGACTTGCGGTCGGGCCGACCCTCGGGGGCATCAGGCCGAGGCCTCCGGCACCGACCGGCGAGCCCGGTAGGTACGCATCTTGGCGCGGGCTCCGCAGACCGACATCGAGCACCAGCGGCGGCGGCCCGCCGGGCTGCGGTCGTAGTACGCCCACTGGCAGTCCTCCGCCTCGCACGCCTTGAGACGTCCCCAGCTCCCGTCGGCGGCCGCGGCCGCGAGTGCCTCGGCGATACGGGAGACGAGCGTGTCCGGGGTGGCCGGACGGAGCGCGGCCGTGCCGTCCTCGGCCACCGTGACCAGCAGCGGCGCCTCGGCCAGAAAGCCGTCCAGTGCCGCCGGCGAGCGGTCCGGTGCGCGGTGGCCCGCGTGGGCGAGGCAGGCGGCGCGCAGGGCCTCGCGAAGTTCGCGGGCGGCGGGGACGTCCCGCTCGGCGAGACCGAAGACGGCACGGCCGTCCGTCGTGTCCAGAGCGTCGGCGCCGGTCTCGACGTCCAGCGTGTTCACCAGGGCCTCGACCAGCGCCAGGCCGCCTGGTGCGGGCGCCTTCTCATTCATGGTTGCGACGTTACCTCCAATGCAGGAGCATCAAGTAACCGTTACTGGTTGCTCGCATATAGCGGTAACACCGACCGAGGAGGAAACCATGGCCATCGCCACGCTGAGGGCCGTCGTTCTGGACTGTCCCGACCCCGTCGCACTCGGCCGTTTCTACGCCGCGGTGCTGGGCGGCCGGATCCAGGACGACGGCGAGGGCTGGGTCGACCTGGCGGAAGCCCCGGGCACCCCGCTGGCCTTCCAGGCCGCGCCCGGCTTCGTACCGCCGAAGTGGCCGGCTCCCGACGACTCGCAGCAGTTCCACCTGGATCTGACGGTGGAGGACCTGGACGCGGCGGAGAAGCGCGTACTGGCGCTGGGCGCGACGGTGCTGGACGCGGACGACACGACCCGATCCTGGCGCGTGTATGCGGACCCGGCGGGGCATCCGTCTGCCTCTGCGCCTGCTGAGGGG
This window contains:
- a CDS encoding LCP family protein, producing the protein MGLRCSRSLSPAEVSHVPTPPRSSRPRPAAQPRTRRPAGSRQPVASGRAAGSRQPVASRRPAERPRWGMRVATSLSVLVLAAGGIGHAVVTSLDTTGISRVDPFRDMKNRPDAGHGMNLLVVGTDGRDKITREEKRKYRLGGAPCRCTDTIMLVHISADRERASVVSLPRDTYTQIPEHIDATTGKHHQPHPLKLNAAYSEGGPNLTVRTVENMTKVKIDHYLEVDFTSFMKTVDTLGGVEICNARPLKDSHTGLDLGVGTHRLTGGQALQYVRSRYVDGAADLGRMQRQQRFLAALIHQASSSGVLLNPVKFRDVASTMLNSVRADRGFGSDEMLALGRAMRGFTPASSEFTSVPLADTRKPVRGIGSTVKWDDAKSKKLFQTLREDKPLAPRRPKTRKVTLVDVPPQQIRVQIFNGTHTDGLGKQVDAALRSTGFNTTRAPLNGSSREVRRTYVTYDPRWDRSARSLAAALPGCELRAARRQGPTMKVTAGRDYKGVTPVRAEEVPRGGFGAVTGDQVVCR
- a CDS encoding CGNR zinc finger domain-containing protein; the encoded protein is MNEKAPAPGGLALVEALVNTLDVETGADALDTTDGRAVFGLAERDVPAARELREALRAACLAHAGHRAPDRSPAALDGFLAEAPLLVTVAEDGTAALRPATPDTLVSRIAEALAAAAADGSWGRLKACEAEDCQWAYYDRSPAGRRRWCSMSVCGARAKMRTYRARRSVPEASA
- a CDS encoding glycosyltransferase family 2 protein: MNATPAVSVIMPVLNEERHLRNSVRHILEQEYDGEMEVVIALGPSTDRTDEIAAELVREDPRVHTVPNPTGRTPAALNAAIKASRHPIVVRVDGHGMLSANYIATAVRLLEETGAQNVGGIMHAEGENDWEHAVAAAMTSKIGVGNAAFHTGGAAAPAETVYLGVFRREALEQQGGYNEEFIRAQDWELNFRIREAGGLIWFSPELKVQYRPRPSVKALAKQYKDYGRWRHVVARYHSGSINLRYLAPPTAVCAIAAGLVVGVALTPWGLVVPAGYLAAIAAGSVPAGRGLSLKARLQIPVALATMHMSWGYGFLTSPRSLARKVIASRRPAVRTASA
- a CDS encoding acyl-CoA thioesterase, yielding MTDQAQRPEPEIPGKPTAASRTTLSHIMTGSDTNLLGTVHGGVIMKLVDDAAGAVAGRHSGGPAVTASMDEMVFLEPVRVGDLVHVKAQVNWTGRSSMEVGVRVLAERWNESTPAQQVGSAYLVFAAVDGDGKPRRVPSVIPETERDRRRYQEAQIRRTHRLARRRAIKELREKRAAEGIED
- a CDS encoding UDP-glucose dehydrogenase family protein, which codes for MALKITVIGTGYLGATHAAAMAELGFEVLGLDVVPEKIEMLSAGKVPMYEPGLEDLLAKHVAGIEGSSGRLRFTTSWEEIGEFGDVHFVCVNTPQKHGEYACDMSYVDRAFASLAPQLKRPALVVGKSTVPVGSAARLAELLVELAPVGVDAELAWNPEFLREGFAVQDTLHPDRIVVGVESERAEKLLREVYATPVGEGSPFVVMDFPTAELVKTSANSFLATKISFINAMAEVCEAADGDVVKLAEAIGYDERIGSKFLRAGIGFGGGCLPKDIRAFMARAGELGADQALTFLREVDSINMRRRGHMVELARDAVGGDSFLGKRVAVLGATFKPDSDDVRDSPALNVAGQIHLQGGQVTVYDPKGMENARRLFPTLAYADSALDAVRGADVVLHLTEWREFRELDAAALGEVATSRIILDGRNALDGARWREAGWTYRAMGRPRA
- a CDS encoding LCP family protein; its protein translation is MGQNRVRGEGTRDRVRQARELGWDDSLYGEGGEAPKGRTGTIGRQDRHDRPAGDDTATAEDGGGGAESGHRRGGPRRRGKGGKRRILRWVAAVVSLLILGTAGAGYLYYEHLNSKLKKDDLNLGGKMREHQANAAGQTPLNILLIGSDARNSKKNQELGGAKETFNGVPLADVQMLVHVSADRSNISVISMPRDTVLKIPECKDPDTGKTYRATTEAPTNESLGRGGPGCTVATWYELTGITIDHFMMIDFAGVVSMADAIGGVPVCVEKNVYSRNKKGQGSGLKLEAGTHPVKGEQALQWLRTRYGFEDGTDLARTRAQHMYMNSMVRELRKNTKLTDPAKLRNLAEAAIDALTVDKGINTVKDLYDLGEELKSVPTGRITMTTMPNFYSTRHEGKVEPQPGDAEQLFRLVREDIPLDGKAPKKRPTTTPAVSKDPAAAPGEIAVMVQNGTGGDGQLAEKRRATAVAGILTGKGYALAKADSTTNPQKKTIIRFSNAELEGDAQAVAKSLGIPLTSVKKSTEVSGITLTVGADWRQGDAYPKSTAQQDNKTPTTAKPLNGEDKTACMPVQPGFTW
- a CDS encoding acyl-CoA dehydrogenase family protein → MAGSADFDLYRPSEEHDMLRDAIRSLAEAKIAPFAAEVDEQARFPQEALDALVPADLHAVHVPEEYGGAGADALATVIVIEEVARVCASSSLIPAVNKLGSLPVILSGDEDLKKKYLGPLAQGDGMFSYCLSEPDAGSDAAGMKTKAVRDGDFWVLNGVKRWITNAGVSEYYTVMAVTDPTKRSKGISAFVVEKSDEGVSFGAPEKKLGIKGSPTREVYLDNVRIPADRMIGEEGTGFATAMKTLDHTRVTIAAQALGIAQGALDYAKGYVQERKQFGKPIADFQGIQFMLADMAMKLEAARQLTYSAAAKSQRVDGDLTFFGAAAKCFASDVAMEVTTDAVQLLGGYGYTRDYPVERMMRDAKITQIYEGTNQVQRIVMARNLP
- a CDS encoding LCP family protein translates to MNDWPDGWSDDRGNGNAAGYGRGSAGPQPEGARVMRHVQRPAAPQRGGVPPQSRGYDEDYDQQAYDSGYNTGQVYGGGGRGGDNGAPPQSYPPRPGAAPDWRRRLKIGSLTLVVLLLAVSIGTYFWADSKLKREVDLSKVIERPGGGEGTNYLIVGSDSREGLSADDKKKLHTGSAEGKRTDSMMILHDGSNGPTLISLPRDSDVEIPSFKGSQSGKLFPAKGRHTKLNAAYAEDGPELLVRTVEHNTGLRIDHYVEIGFAGFANIVDAIGGVEIDIPKAFKDKNSGADFQAGKQTLDGEQSLAFVRTRYAFAGSDLDRTKNQQKFLAALASQTATPGTILNPFKFYPTMGAGLDTLIVDKDMSLWSLGQMFFAMKGVTGGEGKSMNMPISGSTGGNLVWDKAKVKQLVQQLKNDEKVTVTSDR